In the Gossypium raimondii isolate GPD5lz chromosome 9, ASM2569854v1, whole genome shotgun sequence genome, one interval contains:
- the LOC105798659 gene encoding PR5-like receptor kinase — MLTKVAATLGLLSLAAFSFFEAVNGARRLTSVGCNPSSCGNLTNIRSPFRLKADPPQCGSPSYELICQNNRTFLSNNLGFYVADIFYDGSGTIRLVDQSLDAKQCSILPKSPVCREVTDFIYFVSCRAPMASSLYVDAAPCANASSPYPYFYALFSADSLNATGFDESCTVEIQVPRPVRLQSSNISALRRLSIFDIHRELLMGYDVPWACAYTPRSSNNITLAKILWRLKFILYNYFNSFRIFFAHAFPSQDTYIYYYTSRTQVIFLILTGVAIAIRTLIGVSSLIIVVVFKFRRRHLCVDDTIEEFLRMQNKLMPIRYSYSDIKRMTESFKDKLGQGGFGSVFKGKLRSGHLVAIKLLELSKSQGQDFINEVATIGRIHHVNVVRLVGFCVEGSKQALVYDFMPNSSLDKVIFSKEKDISLSWEKVSEIAIGVAQGIEYLHQGCDMQILHFDIKPHNILLDENFTPKVSDFGLAKLHAIDNSIVSLTAARGTLGYIAPELFYKNIGNITHKADVYSFGMLLMEMAGRRRNLNAQARQSSEIYFPSWIYDRFDRGEDLEVEDATESQKKTVRKMIIVAFWCIQIKPTDRPSMSEVLEMLGGDVELLEIPPKPFLLSMERSSEDFEDELTTSADDATTTMSMEGAEYNIHSSND, encoded by the exons ATGTTAACAAAAGTTGCAGCAACATTAGGCTTGCTTTCCCTTGCTGCTTTCTCATTTTTTGAAGCTGTTAATGGTGCAAGACGACTCACAAGTGTAGGCTGTAACCCCTCTTCCTGCGGAAATTTAACCAACATCAGGTCCCCTTTCAGATTAAAAGCCGACCCTCCCCAGTGTGGCAGTCCTTCCTATGAACTGATTTGCCAAAATAACCGCACCTTTTTGAGCAATAATTTGGGTTTCTACGTTGCAGACATCTTTTATGATGGCTCTGGAACAATTCGATTGGTGGATCAGAGTCTGGACGCTAAACAATGCTCCATTCTTCCTAAATCCCCTGTATGCCGAGAAGTTACtgattttatctattttgtgaGTTGCCGAGCACCCATGGCCTCTTCTCTCTACGTCGACGCCGCTCCTTGCGCGAACGCCTCCTCTCCCTACCCTTACTTTTATGCTTTATTTAGCGCCGACTCGCTGAACGCCACTGGTTTTGATGAGTCTTGCACCGTGGAAATCCAGGTGCCGAGACCCGTTCGGTTGCAGTCTTCTAACATCAGCGCTCTGCGTCGTCTATCTATTTTCGATATTCACCGGGAGCTTCTCATGGGTTATGACGTGCCATGGGCATGCGCATACACGCCCCGTTCCAGCAACAACATCACACTTGCCAAAAT ATTATGGCGGTTGAAGTTCATCCTCTACAATTACTTCAATAGCTTTCGAATATTTTTTGCCCACGCCTTTCCATCGCAGGAcacttatatttattattacactTCAA GGACTCAGGTTATCTTCCTTATTCTAACAG GAGTTGCTATTGCTATTAGAACTTTAATCGGGGTTTCAAGCTTGATTATAGTTGTAGTATTTAAGTTTCGCAGAAGACACTTGTGTGTGGATGATACAATTGAAGAATTTCTTCGAATGCAAAACAAGTTAATGCCCATACGGTATTCTTATTCAGACATAAAGAGAATGACAGAAtcttttaaagataaattaggGCAGGGTGGTTTTGGATCTGTATTCAAAGGAAAGCTTCGAAGCGGTCATCTTGTTGCAATAAAGTTGTTAGAATTGTCAAAATCTCAAGGTCAAGATTTTATCAATGAAGTTGCTACCATTGGAAGGATTCATCATGTTAATGTGGTACGACTTGTTGGTTTTTGTGTAGAAGGATCGAAACAAGCTCTTGTTTATGATTTTATGCCAAATAGTTCTTTAGATAAGgtcatattttcaaaagaaaaggaCATCAGTTTGAGTTGGGAAAAAGTATCTGAGATTGCAATCGGAGTGGCTCAAGGAATAGAATACTTGCACCAGGGATGTGATATGCagattttacattttgatatcAAACCACATAACATTCTTCTAGATGAAAACTTCACTCCAAAAGTCTCAGATTTTGGTCTTGCAAAATTGCATGCTATAGATAACAGTATAGTGTCTCTCACTGCAGCACGAGGTACTCTCGGATATATTGCTCCAGAATTGTTTTACAAGAACATTGGGAATATCACACATAAGGCTGATGTTTACAGTTTCGGAATGTTGTTAATGGAAATGGCAGGAAGGAGAAGGAATTTGAATGCACAAGCCAGACAATCTagtgaaatatattttcctTCTTGGATTTATGACCGATTTGATAGAGGGGAGGATTTAGAAGTCGAAGATGCCACTGAGAGCCAAAAGAAAACTGTAAGGAAAATGATCATAGTTGCTTTCTGGTGTATACAAATAAAGCCTACAGATCGTCCTTCGATGAGTGAGGTTTTGGAAATGCTTGGAGGCGATGTTGAGCTCCTTGAAATACCTCCAAAGCCATTTCTATTATCTATGGAAAGATCATCTGAGGACTTTGAAGATGAGCTCACCACATCAGCCGATGATGCTACTACTACCATGAGCATGGAAGGGGCAGAGTATAATATTCATAGCTCAAATGACTGA